A region from the Camarhynchus parvulus chromosome 23, STF_HiC, whole genome shotgun sequence genome encodes:
- the ADPRHL2 gene encoding ADP-ribose glycohydrolase ARH3 encodes MAAAGPASGTGRLPARPRPGLARFRGCLAGALLGDCLGAVFEGRSVVKLPELLSFLKGLEPAPPEEGGEAAGSARGESLPYTDDTAMSRSVVQSLLAKQEFDEVDMAKRFAEEYKKEPNRGYGMAVVNVFKKLLSPKCSDVFEPARAQFNGKGSYGNGGAMRVAGIPLVYSDIQDVKKFAKLSAELTHANSLGYNGAILQALAVHLALQEGLSRETFLEQLISHMEHVEADDKSLSDARALGFEDLPFSRRLKKIKEFLELSSVPKADVLFELGNGIAALRSVPTAIYSFLRCMDADPDIPEHYNALQRTIIYCISLGGDTDTIATMAGAIAGAYYGEEQVPPSWEQSCEAFQETQRMAKSLYELYCQRL; translated from the exons atggcggcggcgggtCCGGCCTCAGGCACCGGGCGGCTCCCGGCTCGTCCCCGGCCCGGCCTCGCTCGGTTCCGGGGCTGCTTGGCCGGGGCGTTGTTGGGGGATTGCCTGGGAGCTGTTTTCGAAGGCAGGAGCGTCGTGAAGCTGCCGGAGCTGCTGAGTTTCCTCAAAGGGCTGGAACCGGCGCCGcctgaggagggaggggaggcgGCGGGGAGCGCACGTGGAG AGTCGCTGCCCTACACGGACGACACGGCCATGAGCAGGTCGGTGGTGCAGTCACTGCTCGCCAAGCAGGAGTTTGATGAGGTTGACATGGCCAAGAG GTTTGCTGAGGAGTACAAGAAGGAGCCCAACAGGGGCTATGGGATGGCTGTGGTCAATGTCTTCAAGAAGCTTCTGAGCCCCAAGTGCAGCGATGTGTTTGAGCCCGCAAGAGCCCAGTTCAACGGGAAGGGCTCCTACGGGAACGGCGGCGCCATGAGGGTGGCCGGCATCCCCCTCGTCTACTCCGACATCCAGGATGTCAAGAAG TTTGCGAAGCTGAGCGCGGAGCTGACCCACGCCAACTCCCTGGGCTACAACGGGGCCATCCTGCAGGCCCTGGCTGTgcacctggcactgcaggaagggctcagcagggaaaccttcctggagcagctcatcAGCCACATGGAGCACGTGGAGGCTGATGACAAGTCTCTCAGTGATGCCCGAGC GCTGGGATTTGAGGATTTACCATTTTCCAGGCGTCTCAAGAAAATCAAGGAATTTTTGGAGCTCAGCAGTGTTCCCAAAGCAGATGTATTGTTTGAGTTGG GCAATGGCATCGCTGCGCTGCGCTCCGTCCCCACTGCCATTTACTCCTTCCTGCGCTGCATGGACGCTGATCCTGACATTCCTGAGCACTACAACGCCCTGCAGAGAACCATCATCTACTGCATCTCCCTGGGGGGGGACACGGACACCATTGCCACCATGGCGGGGGCCATCGCCGGTGCCTACTACGGGGAGGAGCAGGTGCCCCcgagctgggagcagagctgtgaggctTTCCAGGAGACCCAGAGGATGGCCAAGAGCCTCTATGAACTCTACTGCCAGCGGCTCTGA
- the TEKT2 gene encoding tektin-2: protein MASLSVKPGQRFTLPDWKNNSLLISADAEQQRFNSHHIRQEGRVLRNDTGNQAKWDEHNSRTHLKDRITTVDKWREALAKCLTDLDLEIDALSKVKEAAENAIQAKNLCLDVAIECLTFRESRRDIDVVRDPVEEELHKEVKVIEKTKKELQQRVDDAFRQLCLLKEARQLLSCDHRHKVEALELDRQCMSFNPTSGNISFKVNPTRIPDGTTALSEWELNSRCNKERAEAEMRASVDLRGAITLTIAQTNNELDAQRIATEFALRKRMRDMEAALSELRWQEKNTLEEIAEMEEEIRQLEEDIKKRTLDLKVAHTRLETRTYRPHIELCRDQAQFGLTDEVQQLEGIIRALQQKRTESQDALDALYRQLHRIQTDIGYKTNSLQLDNKCMDTRRKLVVPVEKFDPEVDAVSRTRNLPRESQLELA, encoded by the exons ATGGCCTCGCTGAGTGTAAAGCCGGGCCAGCGCTTCACCTTGCCGGACTGGAAGAACAACTCCCTCCTCATCTCGGCCGACGCCGAACAGCAGCGTTTTAATTCCCACCACATCCGGCAGGAAGGACGAGTTCTCCGCAATGACACCGGCAACCAG GCAAAATGGGATGAGCATAACAGCCGAACCCACCTCAAAGATCGTATCACCACTGTGGACAAATGGAGAGAGGCCCTGGCCAAATGCCTCACAGACTTAGATTTGGAAATTGATGCCTTAAGCAAA gtgaaggaagcagcagaaaatgccaTCCAGGCAAAGAACTTGTGTTTGGATGTTGCCATTGAGTGCCTGACATTCCGTGAGAGCCGTCGTGACATCGATGTGGTGAGGGATCCTGTGGAAGAGGAATTACACAAAGAGGTGAAGGTGATTGAGAAAACCaagaaagagctgcagcagcgaGTGGATGATGCCTTCAGACAGCTCTG CCTCTTAAAGGAAGCTCgtcagctgctgagctgtgaccACCGGCACAAGGTGGAGGCGTTGGAGCTCGATCGACAGTGCATGTCCTTCAATCCCACCTCTGGCAACATCTCCTTCAAGGTCAACCCAACACGGATCCCAGATGG AACAACTGCACTTAGTGAGTGGGAGCTGAACAGCCGGTGCAACAAGGAGCGTGCTGAGGCAGAAATGAGAGCCTCGGTTGATCTCCGAGGAGCAATCACACTTACCATTGCCCAG ACAAACAATGAGCTGGACGCTCAGCGTATAGCTACAGAGTTTGcgctgaggaagaggatgagagaCATGGAAGCAGCCCTTAGTGAGCTGAGATGGCAGGAGAAGAAT ACCCTGGAGGAGATTGCTGAGATGGAGGAGGAGATCCGGCAGCTGGAGGAAGATATCAAGAAGAGAACCCTGGATCTGAAAGTGGCTCACACCCGCCTGGAGACGCGCACGTACCGGCCCCACATCGAGCTCTGCCGGGACCAG GCTCAGTTTGGACTGACAGACGAggtccagcagctggaggggatAATCCGTGCACTCCAGCAGAAGAGGACAGAGTCACA GGATGCCTTGGACGCTCTTTACAGACAACTCCACCGCATTCAGACCGATATTGGCTACAAAACCAATTCTCTGCAGCTAGACAACAAGTGCATGGACACCCGGAGAAAACTCGTGGTCCCTGTGGAGAAGTTTGACCCAGAGGTCGACGCTGTCAGCCGCACCAGGAACCTGCCGAGGGAAagtcagctggagctggcttAG
- the LOC115912723 gene encoding protein argonaute-3, which produces MEIGSAGPVGAQPLLMVPRRPGYGTMGKPIKLLANCFQVEIPKIDVYLYEVDIKPDKCPRRVNRDVVDSMVQHFKVTIFGDRRPVYDGKRSLYTANPLPVATTGVDLDVTLPGEGGKDRPFKVSIKFVSRVSWHLLHEVLTGRTLPEPLELDKPISTNPVHAVDVVLRHLPSMKYTPVGRSFFSAPEGYDHPLGGGREVWFGFHQSVRPAMWKMMLNIDVSATAFYKAQPVIQFMCEVLDIHNIDEQPRPLTDSHRVKFTKEIKGLKVEVTHCGTMRRKYRVCNVTRRPASHQTFPLQLENGQTVERTVAQYFREKYNLQLKYPHLPCLQVGQEQKHTYLPLEVCNIVAGQRCIKKLTDNQTSTMIKATARSAPDRQEEISRLVRSANYDADPFVQEFQFKVRDEMAHVTGRVLPAPMLQYGGRNRTVATPSHGVWDMRGKQFHTGVEIKMWAIACFATQRQCREEILKGFTDQLRKISKDAGMPIQGQPCFCKYAQGADSVEPMFRHLKNTYSGLQLIIVILPGKTPVYAEVKRVGDTLLGMATQCVQVKNVIKTSPQTLSNLCLKINVKLGGINNILVPHQRPSVFQQPVIFLGADVTHPPAGDGKKPSIAAVVGSMDAHPSRYCATVRVQRPRQEIIQDLASMVRELLIQFYKSTRFKPTRIIFYRDGVSEGQFRQVLYYELLAIREACISLEKDYQPGITYIVVQKRHHTRLFCADRTERVGRSGNIPAGTTVDTDITHPYEFDFYLCSHAGIQGTSRPSHYHVLWDDNCFTADELQLLTYQLCHTYVRCTRSVSIPAPAYYAHLVAFRARYHLVDKEHDSAEGSHVSGQSNGRDPQALAKAVQIHQDTLRTMYFA; this is translated from the exons GACCCgtgggggcacagcccctgctcatGGTGCCCAGACGTCCCGGCTATGGCACCATGGGCAAGCCCATTAAACTGCTGGCCAACTGCTTCCAAGTTGAAATCCCAAAGATTGATGTCTACCTCTATGAGGTGGATATCAAACCAGATAAGTGTCCTCGGAGGGTGAACAG GGACGTGGTGGACTCTATGGTGCAGCATTTTAAAGTGACAATATTTGGGGACCGTAGACCAGTTTATGATGGGAAAAGAAGCCTCTATACAGCCAATCCACTTCCTGTGGCCACTACTGGG GTGGATTTGGATGTGACACTACCCGGAGAAGGTGGAAAAGATCGTCCCTTCAAAGTGTCAATAAAGTTTGTTTCTCGGGTGAGCTGGCACTTGCTGCATGAAGTTTTGACAGGAAGAACCTTGCCTGAGCCTCTGGAACTAGACAAACCTATCAGCACTAACCCTGTTCATGCTGTCGATGTGGTGCTACGACACCTCCCCTCCATGAA GTACACCCCTGTGGGCCGCTCCTTCTTCTCAGCTCCAGAAGGCTATGACCACCCCctgggagggggcagggaggTCTGGTTTGGGTTCCATCAGTCTGTCCGACCTGCCATGTGGAAAATGATGCTCAACATCGATG TTTCTGCCACTGCCTTCTACAAAGCACAACCTGTAATTCAGTTCATGTGTGAAGTCCTTGACATTCATAATATTGATGAACAACCAAGACCTCTGACTGATTCTCATCGGGTAAAATTCACCAAAGAGATAAAGG GTCTAAAGGTAGAAGTGACTCACTGTGGGACAATGAGGAGGAAGTACCGTGTCTGTAACGTAACGAGACGGCCTGCAAGTCATCAAAC CTTTCCTTTACAGCTAGAAAATGGCCAGACTGTGGAGAGGACAGTAGCACAgtatttcagagagaaataCAACCTCCAGCTGAAATACCCTCACCTTCCTTGTCTGCAAGTGGGACAGGAACAAAAACACACCTACCTGCCTTTAGAA GTGTGTAACATCGTGGCTGGCCAGAGGTGCATCAAGAAGCTGACAGACAATCAGACATCAACCATGATAAAAGCTACAGCCAGGTCTGCCCCAGACAGGCAGGAGGAGATCAGCAGATTG GTGAGAAGTGCAAATTATGATGCAGATCCATTTGTCCAAGAGTTCCAGTTCAAAGTGAGGGATGAGATGGCCCATGTGACAGGAcgtgtgctcccagccccaatgcTGCAGTACGGAGGACGG AATCGAACCGTGGCAACACCAAGCCATGGCGTGTGGGACATGAGAGGGAAACAGTTCCACACTGGGGTGGAGATCAAGATGTGGGCCATAGCTTGCTTTGCAACACAGAGACAGTGCAGAGAAGAAATTCTGAA GGGTTTCACAGACCAGCTGCGCAAGATCTCCAAGGACGCCGGGATGCCCatccagggccagccctgcttCTGCAAGTACGCCCAGGGTGCAGACAGCGTGGAGCCCATGTTCCGACACCTCAAGAACACCTATTCAGGGCTTCAGCTCATCATTGTCATCCTGCCAGGGAAGACACCTGTGTATG CGGAGGTGAAGCGCGTGGGAGACACGCTGTTGGGAATGGCCACACAGTGTGTTCAGGTCAAGAACGTCATTAAAACATCTCCACAGACCCTCTCAAATCTGTGCCTGAAGATTAATGTTAAACTAGGAGGAATCAACAACATCCTTGTACCTCATCAACG accTTCTGTGTTCCAGCAGCCAGTGATCTTTTTGGGAGCTGATGTCACTCACCCTCCAGCTGGAGATGGAAAGAAGCCTTCCATTGCTGCT GTTGTAGGCAGCATGGACGCTCATCCCAGCCGGTACTGTGCCACGGTGAGGGTCCAGAGGCCCCGGCAGGAGATCATCCAGGACCTGGCCTCCATGGTCAGGGAGCTGCTCATCCAGTTCTACAAATCAACACGGTTCAAACCCACCCGGATCATCTTCTACAGGGACGGGGTCTCTGAGGGACAGTTCCGACAG GTTTTGTATTATGAACTGCTGGCCATTAGAGAAGCCTGCATCAGTTTGGAGAAGGATTACCAGCCTGGAATAACCTACATTGTGGTGCAGAAGCGACATCATACGCGGCTGTTCTGTGCTGACAGAACAGAAAGG GTTGGACGAAGTGGCAATATTCCAGCTGGGACAACTGTAGATACAGACATTACACACCCCTACGAGTTTGATTTTTACCTCTGTAGCCATGCTGGAATACAG GGAACCAGCCGTCCCTCCCACTACCACGTCCTGTGGGATGACAACTGCTTCACAGCAGacgagctgcagctgctgacgTACCAGCTGTGCCACACGTACGTGCGCTGCACCCGCTCCGTCTCCATCCCCGCGCCCGCCTACTACGCTCACCTGGTGGCATTCAGAGCACGCTACCACCTCGTGGACAAGGAACACGACAG tgctgaaggGAGCCACGTGTCAGGACAGAGCAACGGGCGAGACCCGCAGGCCCTGGCGAAGGCTGTACAGATTCACCAAGACACCTTACGCACGATGTACTTCGCTTAA